The Vitis riparia cultivar Riparia Gloire de Montpellier isolate 1030 chromosome 3, EGFV_Vit.rip_1.0, whole genome shotgun sequence genome segment TCCAACATCCCAAACCCCCACTCAACCCCCTTACCTACACAAACACCCACCAAACTGGTTGCAGTGCCCCAAAGCCTTGTGGTTAAAAGTGTTGGTGTAACTGGCAAAATTTGACACACGGGGGAATTTCAAACTCAACTGATCATGCATTCATATCTTCAGTGATCCATCTTATTCTCTGTGGTAAGCCCCTCCACTGAGTGTAGGAATATTGTGAAATGGCTATTTCCTGGCAACAGAATTCTTGACCCTATATTGGTGGCATGTCTTTGTGTTCCTACTTCCTGCTACTATATTCAAGTTGAGCCATATTCAGAACACTAACAGAAGAAATGGCTGATGGAGGAGGCCCTGCATGGCATATTGAAATGAAGttcttcctatttttctttgttgttgcCATAGCATTAGAGGCTGCATTTGTCCTTTAGAATGGATTCAGTGCAGAATAAATGGTGTCACTAGCAAAAGTGAGGTTGAAAGGTGTTGTTAACCTTGTTACTTAAATCCCAATATAATCCTATAATTGACGCACAAACACTCCCTTAAAATACTACGAAACAAAGTGGACTCACTGCAGCTTTTATGCCAAAAAGATAAGGAAACTAACTTTCCAGGACATCCATTTATGCACTTTCTGCACCTTCTCAGATAGAAAAGTATCTTCTCTGGATATATCttgtaatctttttaaaaaatggatattTCTTCTGTGAATCATTGACAGAGCCAATCCTGTACAAGCTGGATCTCAAGCTGAGTTCTCCCAGTGGCTATGTCACGTCCACAATGTTGTTAACAGAAGGTGAGAGATTACCCATACTGGTACCATAGAATTACTATTTTACTAATGTTTCATATACATATTCTCCTAGGCCCCCTGCTAATTGGTTTTTCATCTACCAGTTTGAACATTCATCTcctgaaaattgaatggatacAAAGATGAAACCAAATAGGTAGTGAACCATCTGTTTTTCTGCTGGGTTTTCAACATGACCCATTTTACCAAATCAATCCAGGTTTCTCATTTGATGAATGAAACCAAGTTTCTCAAAAACCACAACCGCCTGATCAACATGCAAGTTGGTTTTGTTTGTGCTAATTTGTAATTGTTTTGTGTTTCAACAGCCTTAATAAACCAATATTTCCCTGTAAGAGAGTTGATGCAAGGTGGGGCAAGCTGGACTGCGAGCTGCGTGCATGTGATCTGCAAGGAACTCCAGATTTTGGTGAGGGATCACATTAACATAATTACCAGAAACCATCAACTGATGTTATTGTTCGATTTTCAGTGTTACAATTGCAAATAATAACAGtcatttgaaattaattaatatagGAAATCATCTGAATGTCTTGTATAACTCTCTTTGGTATTGTATAAAACAGAATCAGTTTTCCTTAACTATTTCAAGGATAATTTCAACAATGGTTGTGAACAACTGGTTTTTTCTTAACAACCAACCAGAACCCAACATCcttcccaatttccaaaatgagaagaacaaaaaaaaggacTCAATAGTAGAACCTACAAATCTAATGTGCTATGTTGAAACTTAATTGCCTGAAGTTGAAGCTTCTGCTTGATTATCTGTGGTTGGAAATGGAGGGGCCTGGCCAAATTTCAGTATATATGCAGTTTCATAAACAGGATGGAGTTGCAAAATCGCTTGAGCATCCAAATATGCATCGCATGAGAAACACCAAATCGATAAATCACTGTTCACAAAGTCAGAAGAGAGAACAGATCAAATGCATCATCCTGAAACTACAGATTAAAACAGATATGTTAATGCATACCTGTAGCTGAGTGCCAAACAATGGTTTACTTTCTGATAATGCTCAAGCATATGCTTGTTTACAAAACGGCTGCAAAGAACTTCCTTACAGCACAAACATAACCAATTTTCGGATGGGTTATGGCACCTTCACAATGTAAAGCCGTAGATTCCGTTAGCAAAtgcaatttcttcattttcttattcacAGAAAGGCTTTGATTCTAAGAAATTTTTGGTCACTAATGGCTGCCTTTTGGCGACTACTCTATAGGATACAGTTCAGGAATCCAGAATGCAGAATTATATATTGGTTAAGGTTTATAGCATTATGTGAATTCTAGTAGcaaattcaatttttgtagCATGTTATCAACTTCCAACCACATGAAAACCAAAACTTGGGTGTGAGACAGACATCTGTATAAGTCATCCTTGCAAATGGGGGAATATCTAGCTCTATGCCTGTAAATTCTAGAAGACGATTCATATGCTAAGGTCGTTTGAAACAACCTTGAATCTAAACCCCAATGATCCAACAAAATATTAAAGCACCCTCCAGAACACATAACAGTAGCATTTTGCAGTTGGAATTCATGCAAATTGATCTCCCGAAGAAGTAGCAAGCAAAATACAATTCAGAAAATATAATTAGGTTGggagaattaaattttgggaAAGATATGGCTTCagtttttcttgtcttttcttttccctctttttctAGGCAGCCAAACAgatcttaaaataaaactagCATTCTGCCTAAAACTCGAACCAATTGCAACTATCTTTGGACTACAAAATAAATGCAGCGTAGATAAACAGTTCGATGATAGGGTTGTTCCAGTTTTGGAGATTGATGATAGGGTTTTCCTGGGTAAGCAATTAGGGTTTCTAAGACACAGGATCAGACCTGTTGCAGGGAGTTTCAGGAGTGGGAATGTGTACGAGATCGGACGACAGCGAAGCCAAGTGATTGCACGAGGTACGAGCCTCGACCCAACCCGATTCAGCTCCATACAAGAACTCTTCATCTTCGATTAGGACTTCCTGAAAGAGAAACCAAAAGCATTTAAACCTTCCGTTAGGTTTCGTGGTTATACTATTAGCAATGAAAAACCAGAGACTCACAAATTCACAATCCTTTCTTTCAGGAAATTTTCTCAGGAAGCATAcaaaaagcaacaaaaaaaaaaggacactACCAGCGCAGTAGAGGATGAGGACGCTTGGTTTGCCATTGATGCAGTAGCTGGAGCTTCAGAGTTTGCGTCGTTTGAAGTATCAAGTTCAGGGTCTCAAATGGGGAGGGGGGGTTGAGTTTGAAACGGTGTCGTTTATATTTGTCTCGGCCGATCAAAAGTATTTCAAGGGAATCACTGATCCTATCGTTTCCAACTGTTGCTATAAAATCTGAGCCGTTGATCTATGTAATTCAAAGTAATAAGAGGCCTAAAAATTgattctgttttttaaaacactttaaaaatagtttttgaaaactatttcttaatattttgtaaaacaaaaatttgtttggaaacttgcaatgtttttaacctatttttaaatatattttcaaaataatttttatatttaatgattaatttttaatcattctacatgtttatataattattttctaaaacaattcttagaaaataagtgaaaataatataaaaaattaaaagatgttatttgaaaaatattatgttttctgtttttaaaaaacaaaaaataaaaaacaatttctgattatcaaacatgttttttttgttattttgtttaagaacaaaaaactgttttcgaaaatagttaccaaacatactcttaaattttgtttatgtgAAAGTATCTTCATTgggattttataaataattagggcatttggtaactatttttttagaacaattttatgttctccaaacaaaaaacacataaaacatatttaacagctaaaaaggttttttgttttctattttcaagtGAAAAAACA includes the following:
- the LOC117911857 gene encoding histone deacetylase 6, with the protein product MANQASSSSTALEVLIEDEEFLYGAESGWVEARTSCNHLASLSSDLVHIPTPETPCNRCHNPSENWLCLCCKEVLCSRFVNKHMLEHYQKVNHCLALSYSDLSIWCFSCDAYLDAQAILQLHPVYETAYILKFGQAPPFPTTDNQAEASTSGN